TTGCGGAAACCACTTGGGTCGGAACATTCTTCCACTGCGTTGCAGGAGTGCCGTTGCTCTTGATCTCCATATTGCTTGATGTGGCCAAATCTGCGGCCGATGCGTATGGCAGAAACAGCGTTGCAAGCGCTGCGAGCCAGTACGCTCGCACTTTGGACTCGTAGAACATATCGTCTCCGTTAGATGGTCAAAACGCTCAGGCCTGCGGCAGGTAGCGCTCAGCGGCATGCGCTTGACGGATTTCGGACATCAGTCCTTGTCGCGCCTGCTCCAGCTCGTCCCAACGCTCTGCGACATGTAGGGGCGGAATCGTCACCAGCTCCTTGCGATCAAAGCCTACGAGTGCAGCATCAACCAGTTCGTTGACATCCATCACCTCTGGCAGAGAGTTGATATCCATGCCAGCGCGGCTCCAAATTTCCGTGCGGGTTGCAGCAGGCAGTACGGCTTGCACATAGATTCCCTTGGACCCTAGTTCCAAATTCAGACCTTGTGAGAGAAACAGTACAAATGCCTTGGTCGCACCATAAATAGTCATGCCTAGCTCGGGAGCAAAGCCAACAACCGAGCCGATGTTGACGATGGAGCCCTTG
This DNA window, taken from Comamonas testosteroni TK102, encodes the following:
- a CDS encoding SDR family NAD(P)-dependent oxidoreductase; the encoded protein is MTNLPTALITGASSGIGATYAERFARRGHNLVMVARDKARMDLLASRLREETKVTIDVIQADLTQQEDLAEIESRLREDTSIGILINNAGMGQSGAFIQQNAQSIDRLVMLNTTAPTRLAAAVAARFAQEGKGSIVNIGSVVGFAPELGMTIYGATKAFVLFLSQGLNLELGSKGIYVQAVLPAATRTEIWSRAGMDINSLPEVMDVNELVDAALVGFDRKELVTIPPLHVAERWDELEQARQGLMSEIRQAHAAERYLPQA